A genome region from Actinobacillus arthritidis includes the following:
- the lolE gene encoding lipoprotein-releasing ABC transporter permease subunit LolE — MNTPFFISWRYQRGKQKNRLVSLISLFSSIGIALGVAVLIIGLSAMNGFERELNQRVLSVVPHAELYSYNGNENAPIQAGKKLENLANSNPNVTASSPFVSFTGLIENGTQLKIAQVRGVDPVKQDKVSSLSHYIPSEQWQAFHQQGGLILGAGIAKDLEVTAGDEVTLLLPQPTEDGKLAQPLRFSLPVTGVLKLEGQLDHSYALLPIEKAQELLEYQPNEYSGIELALKAPFKVQEPQMPELANFNQPLYLNTWIEKFGYMYNDIQLVRTVMYIAMVLVIGVACFNIISTLIMAVKDKQGDIAIMRTLGANNGFIKRIFLWYGLLSGMKGALAGIILGVILSLNLTAMIKAIEGFFGIKLLSDGVYFVDFLPSELHWQDVAYVLIATIVLSLFASLYPATRAAKLEPAKVLSGH; from the coding sequence ATGAATACCCCTTTTTTTATTAGCTGGCGTTATCAACGAGGCAAACAAAAAAATCGGCTAGTTTCGTTGATCTCACTATTTTCCAGTATTGGGATTGCACTTGGTGTAGCGGTATTAATTATCGGCTTAAGTGCGATGAACGGTTTCGAGCGGGAACTAAATCAGCGGGTGCTTTCCGTTGTTCCACACGCTGAGCTGTATTCCTACAATGGCAATGAAAACGCACCGATACAAGCGGGTAAAAAACTGGAAAATCTTGCAAATAGTAATCCAAATGTGACCGCTTCTTCGCCCTTCGTCAGCTTTACCGGCTTGATTGAAAACGGTACGCAACTGAAAATCGCCCAAGTTCGAGGCGTTGATCCGGTTAAGCAAGATAAAGTCAGTTCGCTTAGCCATTATATTCCGAGTGAGCAATGGCAAGCGTTCCATCAACAAGGTGGCTTAATTCTTGGTGCCGGTATTGCTAAAGATTTGGAAGTGACCGCAGGTGATGAAGTCACGCTATTATTGCCACAACCGACCGAGGACGGCAAATTGGCTCAACCGTTACGTTTCAGCTTACCGGTAACCGGCGTACTGAAACTGGAGGGGCAACTCGACCATAGCTATGCGTTATTACCAATTGAAAAAGCCCAAGAGTTATTGGAATATCAACCAAATGAATATTCGGGTATTGAGTTAGCATTAAAAGCACCGTTTAAAGTACAAGAGCCGCAAATGCCGGAACTTGCCAACTTTAATCAACCGCTGTACCTCAACACTTGGATTGAAAAATTCGGCTATATGTATAACGATATTCAGCTGGTACGCACCGTGATGTATATCGCAATGGTATTAGTAATCGGCGTGGCGTGTTTTAATATTATTTCGACACTAATTATGGCAGTAAAAGATAAGCAAGGCGATATTGCAATTATGCGCACGCTTGGTGCTAATAATGGTTTTATCAAACGTATTTTTCTATGGTATGGATTATTGTCCGGAATGAAAGGGGCGTTGGCTGGGATTATACTCGGTGTGATATTGTCGCTGAATTTAACTGCAATGATTAAAGCGATTGAAGGATTTTTTGGCATCAAATTGTTATCTGACGGTGTTTATTTTGTTGACTTCCTTCCAAGCGAACTACACTGGCAAGATGTCGCTTATGTGTTAATCGCCACCATTGTTTTAAGCCTATTCGCCAGTCTCTATCCGGCAACCCGAGCGGCAAAATTAGAACCGGCGAAAGTATTAAGCGGTCATTAA